The nucleotide sequence tgctgctacttcgcaagttttgctacttcaccaaccacgacgtctttgtgaacctcgatATCTTggcatgcgatgccgtgttattttactacaacaagtggctctccaatattcaggatttcttcttagacatcttcaacacatatcttcaatcaagcaatgactattcgacgacaagaagctacagttcttgactctatgttcagttgtttcccaactaatcaaagagtcgggggctacacaaatacaaggcttaaaatttgacaaattttatgtcaagctgaagaaatcaattaatcaaccaacgagtcaactccaggagtcattatcttcatctttgcttcggagcagacattctacttcaacaacttcaaatatttcggtttagacgagttggacaacagtatcaactctcctccaagtgaagcatctacaacagctataacattaatttgatggattattgtcactgacatcatcaccagcacctctgcttcatcggccctgacatctccgctgttgctaatggatgactatgtcttcgccgacttattatttcaccttcacggttgacctactacgcAAACGCTGAtaagcgtctttgtcattattaTCGGCTGCTAcaccgctattgactggatcgccgacatcgtcatcttcatcaacatcctgtcaagCCTCTTAAGCATAGCCTACactgctgccgttgatgggcaacttcgtcatcatagccggctatctctgttgctgttaatcatcattaccgtcggatgcgtttgccgccgccgactattttcttcatcttcatgattggtggatttcgccatcactgTTGATGCGCCTCTACatcttcatcacttttgattggtatcactatcttcactaccaccaatatttttgccacctctggtgggcaatattatttctatattggtcgtcttgtctctatgccaactacgtcagctaccatcaatggacaattgtgactacgtgcttaggggcttactagctcaaacacaagtatcataccttcaagttggattttgttttgatattattttctatgctcgaagactggaccaatcattactccccgtaagggttatcaaccgtATATTTGCACCAGTCAGGATTCAATTTTtgtatctattttggagtatcccataagggataatcactcagatcagaagctattcatatgagctacacttggtctatattacccggaagatttattactcgggagtatgttacatgcgtcatcctttaaagggtgtcgaaggcatattttttggcctaggcctaatatgtctgcagcccatattttcaggtgtggcctgtcacgttcttttagggacttaggcactttttgcttaggccaaagtgcgcgtgatcaagtgcccaataccttaaaatccttttataccgcagttgttcaactttttaggagttggtacaatgcatcttaaaaggtgtcaaacagtaaagctttatatagctatcccgctgacttttttatataagtcaaggtgctgtttgggtttttaagcaattgattggatacaacaTCATTGCTTTTtaccacgtaagtgtgcatttttattaaCCAATATTAtagcttaggctgattatatatatcttggtcatttttcaggcggttggtaaatcctttatgagtttatttactcggatgttataccacatatgccatatatttccaggtgtggtgaaactatgtatcttttagggacttaagcacatctgttaaagcagtgtgcgcatggtgtatgcccaatactttggaaatttctttattcacaacatcaagctcttctttatagctgttttgctatgtgaattttcaaatatgttgtcaactttaggttgcacGCATCATATTCTGCAAAGCAGTCAGTATATCACctggatcatattattcggggattcacaccgtATATGCTATGTATtggtatcaagtcacttggttgactataattatcaaaaaccactcagttggttggattatttattccctGACTTATGCTTGGTTTATTCAATTAACCCCAtggtcgggggctacacctattaggtgcatctagtcgatgcacctaagtttatatttaattatttttcagccctccacagtcttcagatttggtaaaagtagttgggagaccatggcaaagatgattgaagcactcggctttggagtaatctggtttgagagaagattatcttttcgactgtgaaggtcttaggggctactgtggagattatgggtaccctatacccacacggcatggttatccgactagtcttaggggatagcttatatctatggaatatgtaacagatcatgacttgggtattacgtttccttttatattatggagcggcctaaagtcctgatttgataatattgtagaatatatttaggaaaccgataccgtattggttaagatttctatcttgtaatcctgccccccatcctatataaggtgggcaggaggccctctagggggcatgagacacaactagatcgtcagatctatactacacccggcggattcaaatccccaaacaggagtagggtattacctctcatcgagagggcctgaacctgtctaaatcctttgtctccgcatccatccacttctAGGTCTCGTGcactaccccttttattattgctgaATTCATGTTTGGACACAATCCATACAAGCTAAAAGTTAATCTAACGTGCCTCACCCTGACAACACCTACATACATTAGCATttgttttgcaaaagaaaacacAAAAAATAACACCAGACTCTGAGAGTGCTCAAGGATGCATTTTTCTAGTAAGTTGCCTAAAAACGATTTGCAACataattattactccctccgttttataataaatgacgccattgacttttgaatacatgtttgatcattcgtcttattcaaaaattttacgcaaatatataagagataaatcatacttaaagtaatttaagtgataaaataacttaaaaaaataaattataattacataatttttctgaatgagatgaatggttaaatatgtgacaaaaagtcaacgacgttatCAATTAAAACACAAAATCTAAACCGAGAAGCCTCTCGGTTTAATCAGCTCCAATAAATAAAGAAACTCATTTGTTCTTTCCATTGGTATTGGGACTCGGGCTCACAACTATAGTGACAATACAAATCAATCGGTTTTtatctctattattataaaaattgaagatgtttttgctggtactTTCATAGATCattcgtgtttgagtcggttttaagcTTCATTCGCATTTAGAAATATATACCCGCTTTTGACTCCGTTTCTAAGTTGGtccgcttttgaaaatacaaaaacaGTCATatagaaatctctttaaaaaaactcacatactcctaactgcagctcataattttctaagaaaatatatattcaagtgaattcccacagtgaatttcacttTTAActaatatgtataaaaataacaaaattaaaatatgttttcCAGTCAACTTAAAAGAATaaactgatttttttaatttttaattattcgtattttatttgttttcattGGTTTCTATAATGATTCCAAGAAATCCGATGATATCGCTTGTGCGGTTATTTTGGTCTCTGATTAGGCCATACATGACGTTTTGGATTCGTATTAAGATTTTACGCTTCGTTACATGTAGATGTAAATGTATGTTTGCATTCGATCACCCAGCGAATCAAAGTAGGATTAACTGTATAATAActaaaaatttaataaaaaataatattaataatggTTAGAGTTAtatcatattataaaaataatttaggaaTATCTTCGCTTGTAGAAAAATATCTTTATGTATTCATTTATCATCCATCATCAGTCCGAATGCGGATCATAAGGATTTCTTTTTATCTTGGGGTGGATTTTGATATATGAGAATCTGAACAAATTTTAAATGAGGAAAGACTGGTCAAAAAAGTAATTTGAAAGGTAAAAAAGTTGGATTCACTTTCAAATTTCTGAATTGAGTTTGAGAAAATTTTTGGAAAATGTCAAAGTACAGATCTAAtgtttatcaaaattttagtttatcctgttgcaacgcacggacactTTTTCCGAGTTATACAAAACGTAAAGAACTAATTATGGAATTGGAAGGGAGGGGATAAGGCTAAGCTAATCCTTGGGGACTTTGCGGTGAGGATCGAATACAAGCTAGGCCAGCACGCGTACACGCGCGCCGCCGACCGCGGACGATGGCCACGCATCACCATGGCGCtaatccaccaccacctcgccgttCCAGTggctcccgctcctcctcctcggggtCTCggtccggccaccgccgcccggcGGCTGacccttcaccgccgccgccgtaggagtggcgccgccgccggcaggatGACAGTCACAGCTTCGTCGATGGTGGAGCCGGCAAgtggggaggagacggcggcgcgttCGGCGGCGGACGTGGTGAGGGCGTTCTACGACGGCGTGAACCGGCGGGacctggcggcggtggagccgcTCATCGCGGAGGGGTGCGTCTACGAGGACCTCGTCTTCCCCAACCCCTTCGTCGGCCGCGCCGAGATACTCGGCTTCTTCGCCGGATTCATGGGCTCCGTCAGCTCCGACCTCCGCTTCGTCATCGACGACATCTCCGCCGGCGAcgactcccgcgccgtcggcgtcACCTGGCACCTCGGTACACACATATCTCTACGTCTAGCGAATTGAGCCATTGATAAGATTTGAGGGGATGAATGGATTCATCTCTCCAGTTTTTCTTGCTTTCAAATTCAATGCAAATGGTTATTAaatatctttttaaaaaatatatacatattttacAGTATAGAGAGATATGCCATCTAACACTTCACCAAAATTTAATTTCAAATTCGAGAAACACAATAGTGAGAAACAAAAGAACAGTACCACTATCACTAGTGTTCATCTgttgaatttatttattttcatacCTTAATATATGAGTTAAGTTTTGACCTAAGATTTTGTGAAATTGTATATATAATCCATCTGTTTTTTATATATGGTgtcattgactttttaatatacatttgaccatttatattacttaaaaaatttatgtaattatagtttattttgttgtgatttgatttatcattaatgttgatttaagcatgacttaaatttacatattaaaaatcatttaagcatgatttaattTGTCATGTCGCTTAGTGTTCAAACGATTATCAAAAAGGTCAACAACGTCGTATATTAAAAACCGGAAATAGTACATTATATgaatgttgttaatttttttttttagaaatttttaTGACTATTTACATGGTGTTTAGATAAATGAGAGGATCCTCGAAGGTTTCAAATAGTTTTCACATTGATAATGGCTAGAATTAAGATGATCGATGGAGGCAATGTGAATTTGCGATTGTGTGCAGATTGGAAGGGGCGGCCATTCCCATTCAGCAGGGGATGCAGCTTCTACCGCCTCCAGCTGGacgagaagcagcagcagctgcagatcGTGTATGGGCGAGACTGCGTGGAGCCAGCAGTGAAGCCAGGGGAATCCGCGCTGCTCATCATCAGGGCCGTCACTTGGATCTTCGAACGCTTTCCACGCCTTGCAAACATGCTGTAACTAACTGGCCTTTAATTTTGTATGGTAACTAGTATTTATTTTCTCGTTATGTGCACTGTACTTTAGCTTATAAAAGAAATTGAAAGATTGAAGAATTTGGTGAACAATTGGCTCAACTGTAAATCTAACAaacagcctcatcttttcgcttatgctacTTATTagcgaaaatttaaattttcaaccttaaattttaaactgattttagggttttttcatcgaagtttattttttagcctttgcttttagattgctaagaacacgtatataaaagttttatttacaaattacttttgTTTGCAAAATACCGTTtcgaataagcgaaacaataGAACTAAAAGTTGAGCACTTTGAGCTAGCTGAAAATTTTCGAGCTCAAATAGTCATTATGATGCGTGTTCAAGGAACACAACCTAAATGATTATACAGCTTCATTTCGGGCTGTTCAGCTAATTAGCTTGTATTGCTCACATGTTCTTTGAGCTAGTTCTAATTAGCCACGGCTTTGCGCAAATGGGGAATTCTCGGTTAAATCGGCTTATTCGCTGCTTTGCGCTGGAAGGACGAAGTGTGTGATTGGAAAGATCATCTGGAAGTCCCGGGCCCCTGCGAGATGTAAATTCTTCATGTATACCGCGATGCGGGGCGCCTGTTTGACGGCTGATAACTTGCAGCGGCGGGGTTGGCACCTAGCCCCGGTTTGTCACCTTTGCTCCCAAGATAGAGAGACATGCGCACACATCTTCCTCAGCTGTCGTTACACGCAGCAGGTGTGTGCGACTGTGCGTGGCCGCCTTGGTCTGTCCTCCACTACACCGTCGGCTGATCTTTCCTCCTGGTGGCGCTCCGCGCGGAAATCAATTTCTAAACAAGACCGTAAGACTTTCGATGCTGGAGTTATCTTGGTGACCTGAAGGAACGCAATGCTAGAATTTTCGACAACAAGGCCATTCCGGCGGCGCACTTATGTGCAGCAATGGAAGATGAATGGACCACTTGGGGTGCAGCAGGGCTGCTGTGTCCACTGCAAGCCGGAAGCAACCTGATGGCGAGAGAGCAACATTAAGCCGGTGGTGGTAGCTCGCTGCTCTGTAGTACAGACGTGCTTTAGTGTCTGGCAGGCAGCATCCTCTGTAGCCTGAATCTGCAGCTTGCACCTTTGTAATTTGTTTCTTGTGACTTTTTTCCCCTATCTTAATAAACTTCGACTGGCTTCCGCCAGCCCGGCGAATTAGCCACTGCACTAAATATCGACTTCAATTTGCTTTGCAACGCCATTGGAGGAAACAAAAAGATCTCTGGAAAGCTCAGTGTCCTTAGAAGACACAAGCACCATTACTCTCATCTAATTTAGCAACATATCCTTACAAATACAAGCAAAATGTCAGAGGAGCAATGTTATTCAATTGGGAATTCGTCAGCTCCAAAGCATCAATCGAAATGCAGTGGACAAGAGAACACACTCTCTGTTAATACATTTGTACAATACACTCTGTTAGCACAACAAATAACAGAACATCAATGGGCGAGAAGACGAGAACACACCGCAGCTtcaacaaatcacaaaatgtCCCCAACTGTCTggtcttaaaaaaaatgtagaagAGAAAGATCAAGAACTCCAgaacattatttttttcattagcTTCAGTTTTCTCTATCATGTATACGTAATTTAGTTCTATCCCTCTGCAACAAGCATACATCAGGTTGTATACGTTGATCCTTCTTTCTCCCTTCCACATACGTAAATACACACTATATTTTTGTATTTCTTGAATATTTGTTCAATATCTTAAATATCAGAGCTTGCTTCATCTTGATATTTTCAGAAAACCCCAAAATTGTCCGTCATCATTTATATCTTAATATCAGTAAGTAGGAAAACTAGTAATCTGGGTCATAGCAGAACATACGATAAAACCAGTAAGTTAAGGATTTACAGTGGCAGGCAACAAATTAAGCAGAACATAGACCAATATCGCAAACGAAGCAATGCTATACGCCACAATCAAATTGAATAATACTACTagataatatacatatatatctaagAGTACTCCCTTTCAGCATAGAAACCAACCACTAGTTAAGTCATATTCAGCAAGTGCGACACATACAGATATAGAGGGATAACAGACCAATTCACCTTCACTGTGATAGCTCCAGGCTCAACAACTATTTGTTGACTGGCAAATCCATGGCGGTTTGCTTTGAAGGAACAGTAGTGACCAACATCATTTTTAGAGCCTTTTTCACATACCTTGAACTTCAAATGCATCCAGGTATCCGACGCTACTACGACCACATACCTTCTTAAGCCACAAGGCTCGCCAACCATGCCATCAAAGAGTTGAATTTCTTGTCGTACCTTATCAATAAGAACAAACACACTCAGAGATAAATTGAAACCCCCTAGGCACTTTTGATATGGAAACTTCTATTGTTGCCTCCACTGCCTGGTAAAGGTACGCTAAAGTGATGTCAACTGCGCCACAATTGCCACTAACGCGACTTGTCATTGGTCTCATTGCTGGTGTTGTTATCTGGCTGTACTCTAATGCTCCATCAATCAGTTCTAGATCATCCTCTTCTCGATCTCCTTTTTTTATCCTCATGTCAAACTCAGAACAACAGAACAAGACATCGAAATGCCTCGCTTAGGGCCAATCATTTCAATGCAAGAACCCTGTgaaattattataaattatcATTTAGTATATTTTCATATTAAATTTCCAATATTTTAAACTAATAGCTTGGTTTTTATAAGAATGCAAGGGATATCAAATAAATGATGGCGTAAACTACAGGCTCTAAAAATTGACAACTTGGTGTTTTGCTATGACACATAAGTTGGTTACACATGAAATTCGAAGTGTTAATTTTAGTATGTTTTGTGTGTTATTGTGTCATAGTTCTCACATTAGATTTATTATGTCATGGTTCTTACATTAGATCACGTTGGCAACCAGGTCTGGGTATGGGGGGCTTCGGTCAGGGAAAGCTACACCAGTCTTCAACATCATCACTCTACTAGGCGTGGAAACTAGACCTAGGGGGATGTACACCAGAGGCAATGGCGGCGACAAAATTGGGGATGGGCAGAAGTGGCCTAGGCAGGCGTAGGGTAGTGGCACCGGGGCCAGTGCAGAAGTAACTAACATCAATGCAGAGTGGTGACGCAGAGCCCatgaggaggaggccgaggaagGCTCCAGGCAGTGGTAACGAACCAGGTACAGAGGTGGCAAAGGCAGGTGGAGCTGCCCAGGGCGAGGCCTTCCTCGCATGTGGTAGTCAGCAATCACCTGTGGCCACATGCATGGAGTGAGGAGGGCTGATAGCCGTGTGAAGAGAGGAAGgccctttttctcttttccatgGGCATTTTGTCAAAGAAATGCTTAACCCCTATTGATATGATACTGTGAGTGCTACTTAATTAACGTTAACGGTGGAGAGGCATATTGATCTCGCTGGTGGAACCAGTGGCATCACAACAATTAGGAAAAAAGTGGTGCCAAAATGATAAGTAGGAAAAACCCCTGTGGCATATACCTTACACCCAACATATTAAATCAGTCTTGTGAAATTCATCGTGCACAGTTAATTGGTCATAGATTTGTGCACAGCATACAAAACTCAAAAGGTGCGATGGCATGTGTCATTAATAAACATATGCTAAGGACATTTCAGGTGCTCCTAGGATAAACTAAATAAAAGTCATCCCAGAAATACATTTTTTATGGAAAAATGTTTAGTAATATAGAGTATGGTGACATCTGCCACTTCACAAAATTTGAAATGTAAACAGAACTTGTATAAGGAGAAACAAGAATTGTTACTTGGAAATTTTTTAGCCTTCATCATGCaaagttttgaatttttgtGCACCACACTCTATGTTGCTGTGATTTGTTTGATAACTTTCCATGAtaaatatttacatttttaaGGGGATGGGAGCACCTGAAAGATGCTCATTCACATAGACAAACATTCTTGTATAAGATCCTCCAAGGGACATGTATTTGAAGAACCCATCCACATAAGATCTTCAGATGCATTGGGAGAGAAGAAATAAAAGGATATTTTTATAACTCAAACATTTTTATCCTCAGATGCattagagaaaagaaaagaaacataattttATTGTACAGACTCACTGTTGTACTCTTAAATGATTATGGGTTGACGAAACTCTCATGCTTGTTTTGTCTAGAAAACCTACTGTTTACTTAATACATCAGTCAACAGTCAATGTCAATACCATAATAATACTCATCCTGAAGAGACATGATTTGGTATCATCGTTATTTACAGTTCAGTTTTGCTGCCATAACACAAAAATAACTAGGGCTAGAGTAGGTCGATATTCAtgcaatataaaatatatatgacaAATCAACAAAAgcctatatttatttattaacatataagactatttaaaaataaaacaaagaaGATAACACAACATTCTATTTATTCACAAACTTGCAT is from Oryza sativa Japonica Group chromosome 9, ASM3414082v1 and encodes:
- the LOC4346559 gene encoding uncharacterized protein, which encodes MALIHHHLAVPVAPAPPPRGLGPATAARRLTLHRRRRRSGAAAGRMTVTASSMVEPASGEETAARSAADVVRAFYDGVNRRDLAAVEPLIAEGCVYEDLVFPNPFVGRAEILGFFAGFMGSVSSDLRFVIDDISAGDDSRAVGVTWHLDWKGRPFPFSRGCSFYRLQLDEKQQQLQIVYGRDCVEPAVKPGESALLIIRAVTWIFERFPRLANML